The segment GGTCCACCGGTATCCGCACTGCTGGCGGTGCCGGGAGCCCGTCATCTTCCGGGCGACCGAGCAGTGGTTCGTTGCGCTGGACTCCGGCGAGACGGGCAAGAGCCTGCGCCAGCGGGCGCTCGAGGCGGTGGGCGGCGTCCAGTGGGTGCCGGCGTGGAACGAAGCGCGGATCCGCGGGACGATTGAGACGCGCCCCGACTGGTGCATCAGCCGGCAGAAACTCTGGGGCGTGCCGATCCCGGCCCTCTACTGCGAAGCGTGCGGCCGGGCCGTCCTGACGGGCGACATGATGCGCGCCGCGGGAAAGTTCTTCGGCCAAAAGGGAAGCACCGCGTGGTACGAGGCGACGGTCGAAGAGATTTTCGGCGAGGCCCCGGCGTGCCCCGACTGCGGCGGCCGGACGTGGCGCAAGGAGACCGACGTCTTCGACGTCTGGCTCGACTCGGGCGCGTCCTGGCGGAGCGTCTGCGAGGCCGAGAACCTGGGGATGCCGGTGGAACTTTACCTCGAAGGCTCGGACCAGCACCGCGGATGGTTCCAGTCGAGCCTCGTGCTGGCCGTGGTGGCGCGGGGCCAGGCGCCGTTCCGCACGTGCGTCACGCACGGCTTCGTGGTGGACGAAGAGGGCCGCAAGATGTCGAAGAGCCTCGGCAACACGGTGAACGTCTTGGACGAGGTTGGGCGGCTCGGGGCGGACGTGGTGCGCCTCTGGGCCTCCAGCACCGACTATAGTTACGACATCCGCGCCTCCGACGCCCTCATCTCGAACCTCCAGGACGCCTACCGCAAGATCCGCAACACCCTCAGGTTCCTGATGGGGAACACGGGGGACTTCGACCCGAAGAAGAACGCGGTGAAGCCGGCCGACCTGGAGGGAATCGACCGGTGGCTCCTCGCGCGGGCGCAGCAACTGGCGGCGGACGTGACGGCCCAGATGGAAGCGTTCCAGTTCCATCGCGTCTTCAGCCTCGTCCACGTCTTCTGCGTCACCGACCTGAGCGCTTTTTATCTAGATGTGCAGAAGGATTGTCTGTACTGCGACGCGGCGGACTCGCCGCGCCGCCGCAGCGCCCAGACGGCCATGGCCGAGACGGCCGACGTGCTCGTGCGCCTGCTCGCGCCGATCCTGGTGCACACGGCGGAGGAGGCGTGGCAGCACCTCGCGCCCGCGGCCGGGGGCACGCGCGAGCCGAGCGTACACCTCGCGCGCTGGCCCGAGGTTGACGCGAACCTCCTGGACGAGGACCTCCTGGCCCACTGGGACTGGCTGATGGACGTCCGGCGCGACGCGTACGCCCTGCTCGAGGTCTTCCGCAAGAAGGGACGTTTTGCGAAGCACACCGAGGCACGGGTGGCCCTGGCGCCGGCAGACGAAAAGGAACGGGCGGAACTGGCGAAGGTCGGCACGGAGACGCTCGCGGCGCTCCTCCTGGTGAGCGAACTGGTGATCGTTTCGCCCGAGGAATCCGAGGCGCTCGAGGGCGAGCGGGCCGAGGCCGGCGAAGCCGACCAAAAACGGTTCGCCTCCGCCGTCCTCCTGCCGCAGAAGTATTCGAGGTGCGAGCGGTGCTGGAATTGGTGGCCGAGCGTCGGCCAAGGCGAGCCGAAGAACCTCTGCGCGCGATGCCGACAAGTGCTCGCGTCGCAATAAGCGCGTAAGGCGCACGGCCGGGCAAGGCCGGCCGTGCCACACAACCCGCTTGTCAGGAGAGCACATGAAAACGCAGGAAGTCATCGCCCTGTTCAACAAGTACGTCATGGCCAACTACACGCGGTTGCCGCTGGTGGCGGTGCGCGGCGAAGGGCCGTACATCTGGGACGCCGACGGGAAACGCTACCTGGACCTTTTCAGCGGGTGGGCGGTGACGGGCGTGGGACACTGCCATCCGCGCCTGGTCGAGGCGATCGCGAAGCAGGCGGCGCAACTTATCTACATGCCGAACACCTGGTACACCGAGCCTCAGGGCCGCCTGGCCGAGTGGATCGCCAAGACCTCGTTCGGCGGCAAATGCTTCTTCTGCAACTCCGGCGCCGAGGCGAACGAGGGCGCCATTAAACTCGCGCGCCTGGCGACGGCCAAGGAGAAGTACAAGATCATCTCCTTTGAAAACGGTTTCCACGGGCGGACGTTCGCGGCGGTCACGGCGACGGCCCAGCCGAAGTACCAGCAGGGCTTCGCGCCCCTCGTGCCGGGTTTCTCGTACGCGCCGCTGAACGACCTGAAGGCCGTCGAAAAGTTGGTGGACGGCGAAACCGCCGCCATCCTCGTCGACCATCCTCGTCGAACCGATCCAGGGCGAGGGCGGCATCAACGTGGCTGAACCCGAGTTCCTCCGGGCCTTGCGCGACCTGTGCGACCAGCGAGGCATGGTTCTGATTTTCGACGAGGTGCAGACGGGCG is part of the Planctomycetota bacterium genome and harbors:
- the ileS gene encoding isoleucine--tRNA ligase, with the translated sequence MGESAYKNTLNLPRTEFPMKANLVQHEPDLRRRWAEMDLYRMIRAAEHPKGRYVLHDGPPYANGDIHIGTGINKILKDIVVKYKTMRGYDSPYIPGWDCHGLPIEHKVRTELGAKADRLSATEIREQCRQYALHFAKVQSEQFQSLGVFGRFDKPYLTLDPAYEEGQMEVLAALADEGLLYRDRRAIHWCASCETALAEAELEYADDEGPSLFVLFKLAPMKKHAAGGLGRVPLLRVDLEGRGEPLHLMVWTTTPWTLPANLAVAVHPEYTYAIVRFTKGGRKYTAVIAEDLVATAAKNARLGEVEILTKSGPIPGAELAGLPYEHPFMGPPEGGEVRRVVADASVVTLEEGTGLVHIAPGHGREDNLLGMRRGLPAYSPVLGDGRFDETVPEWIRAKTVWEANPIILARLAESGHLVAEGTTVHRYPHCWRCREPVIFRATEQWFVALDSGETGKSLRQRALEAVGGVQWVPAWNEARIRGTIETRPDWCISRQKLWGVPIPALYCEACGRAVLTGDMMRAAGKFFGQKGSTAWYEATVEEIFGEAPACPDCGGRTWRKETDVFDVWLDSGASWRSVCEAENLGMPVELYLEGSDQHRGWFQSSLVLAVVARGQAPFRTCVTHGFVVDEEGRKMSKSLGNTVNVLDEVGRLGADVVRLWASSTDYSYDIRASDALISNLQDAYRKIRNTLRFLMGNTGDFDPKKNAVKPADLEGIDRWLLARAQQLAADVTAQMEAFQFHRVFSLVHVFCVTDLSAFYLDVQKDCLYCDAADSPRRRSAQTAMAETADVLVRLLAPILVHTAEEAWQHLAPAAGGTREPSVHLARWPEVDANLLDEDLLAHWDWLMDVRRDAYALLEVFRKKGRFAKHTEARVALAPADEKERAELAKVGTETLAALLLVSELVIVSPEESEALEGERAEAGEADQKRFASAVLLPQKYSRCERCWNWWPSVGQGEPKNLCARCRQVLASQ